One Clostridia bacterium DNA segment encodes these proteins:
- a CDS encoding helix-turn-helix domain-containing protein codes for MSQKMQRAKDIILFLRNKHELTQLELAKKARVSNVTISDIEAGKVIPRPETLEKIANVFGMDMVELLQCNVERIDRREVRELSPDDKEILDWAANPENIEYIKFAYNIANKGVPKSMLHSLKIEII; via the coding sequence TTGAGTCAGAAGATGCAAAGAGCAAAGGACATTATTCTATTCCTAAGAAATAAACATGAACTTACCCAGCTAGAGTTAGCAAAAAAGGCAAGGGTTTCAAACGTAACGATTTCTGACATTGAGGCTGGGAAAGTTATACCGCGTCCAGAAACTTTGGAAAAGATAGCAAATGTCTTTGGCATGGATATGGTTGAACTTTTACAGTGTAATGTAGAAAGGATAGACAGAAGGGAAGTTAGAGAACTATCACCGGATGATAAGGAAATTCTTGACTGGGCGGCAAATCCAGAGAATATAGAATATATAAAATTTGCCTATAACATTGCAAATAAGGGAGTTCCTAAATCAATGTTACACAGCTTAAAGATCGAGATTATTTAG
- a CDS encoding helix-turn-helix domain-containing protein: MTNYKELYFKKKPEDFIKFSEKILCARINYYNGKNKKRGLSLVAASKKIGITPMYLSLLENEKRILPNSIILYKVESVYGFKHGELAEVLITENQLRKKNSSSERAG; encoded by the coding sequence ATGACTAACTATAAAGAGCTATACTTCAAAAAAAAACCTGAAGATTTCATAAAGTTTTCTGAGAAAATACTCTGTGCAAGGATTAATTACTATAACGGTAAAAATAAGAAGAGAGGCCTTTCTCTCGTTGCTGCCTCAAAGAAAATAGGTATAACACCCATGTATTTATCTCTACTCGAAAACGAAAAAAGGATTCTTCCTAATTCAATTATTCTTTATAAAGTTGAAAGCGTATATGGTTTTAAACATGGAGAACTAGCAGAAGTACTAATAACTGAAAACCAACTTAGAAAGAAAAATTCTTCTAGTGAAAGGGCGGGATAA